A single genomic interval of Paracoccus contaminans harbors:
- a CDS encoding multidrug effflux MFS transporter, with product MSSAATPSSSARLPQGELIALLALLFATVAFSMDAMLPALPEIAAALTPERANRAQLVLTSFVAGMGLGTLFAGPISDAIGRKRAMGIGFAIYLLAAAAALFANSLELLLAARFVQGLGAAGPRIVGTALVRDLYQGREMARITSVVMMVFMIVPAIAPSLGMVFSRALGWHGVFYAFIGFGLVGWLWFGLRQPETLPAPARRPLALAPLIAGAREVLADREVVLCTVVIALGFGQMFALLSSAQQLFGETYGRGDRFPLWFAAMAVLSGCGTFANSRMVMRIGMYRIARRAYGAQIVIAGVFLLTLLTGFLPQGLRFAAFFLWAVSLFTMAGLTFGNLNAMAMQRMGHIAGMTASVVSALSTLGAVLIAAPVGQAYDGSAVPVTAAALVCSALAWWIMGFMRS from the coding sequence ATGTCCTCCGCCGCCACCCCGTCCTCATCCGCCCGCCTGCCGCAGGGCGAACTGATCGCGCTGCTCGCGTTGCTGTTCGCGACGGTCGCCTTCTCGATGGACGCGATGCTGCCGGCCCTGCCGGAGATCGCGGCCGCGCTGACCCCGGAGCGGGCGAACCGGGCGCAGCTGGTCCTGACCAGTTTCGTGGCGGGCATGGGGCTGGGCACGCTGTTCGCGGGGCCGATATCGGATGCCATCGGCCGCAAGCGCGCCATGGGGATTGGCTTTGCGATCTATCTGCTGGCAGCCGCCGCGGCGCTGTTTGCCAATTCGCTCGAGCTGCTGCTGGCCGCGCGCTTTGTCCAGGGGCTGGGGGCGGCGGGGCCGCGGATCGTCGGCACGGCGCTGGTGCGCGATCTTTACCAGGGGCGCGAGATGGCCCGCATCACCAGCGTCGTGATGATGGTGTTCATGATCGTCCCGGCGATCGCGCCCTCGCTGGGGATGGTGTTCAGCCGCGCGCTGGGATGGCACGGCGTCTTTTACGCCTTCATCGGCTTCGGCCTTGTCGGCTGGCTGTGGTTCGGCCTGCGCCAGCCCGAAACGCTGCCGGCCCCGGCCCGCCGCCCCCTGGCGCTTGCCCCGCTGATCGCAGGGGCGCGCGAGGTGCTGGCCGACCGCGAGGTGGTGCTGTGCACCGTCGTGATCGCGCTGGGCTTTGGGCAGATGTTCGCGCTGCTTTCCTCGGCCCAGCAGCTGTTCGGGGAAACCTATGGACGGGGCGATCGCTTTCCGCTGTGGTTCGCGGCCATGGCGGTGCTGTCGGGCTGCGGAACCTTTGCCAATTCGCGCATGGTCATGCGGATCGGGATGTATCGCATCGCCCGCAGGGCCTATGGCGCGCAGATCGTGATCGCCGGGGTCTTTCTGCTGACGCTGCTGACGGGGTTCCTGCCGCAGGGCCTGCGCTTTGCCGCGTTCTTCCTGTGGGCGGTCAGCCTGTTCACGATGGCCGGGCTGACCTTCGGCAACCTGAACGCCATGGCGATGCAGCGCATGGGCCATATCGCGGGCATGACCGCCTCGGTCGTCTCGGCGCTGTCGACGCTGGGCGCGGTGCTGATCGCGGCGCCGGTCGGCCAGGCCTATGACGGCAGCGCCGTTCCGGTGACGGCGGCGGCGCTGGTCTGCTCGGCCCTGGCATGGTGGATCATGGGGTTCATGCGCAGCTGA
- the rpsD gene encoding 30S ribosomal protein S4, with protein MTKRTAAKYKIDRRMGENIWGRAKSPVNKREYGPGQHGQRRKNKLSDFGTQLRAKQKLKGYYGDLTEKQFRRIYAEAERLRGDTGEMLIGLLERRLDAVVYRAKFVPTIFAARQFVNHGHVTVNGQRVNIASYRVKEGDVIAVRDKSRQLAIVLEAVGLAERDVPDYLDVDHGKMSATFVRTPALGDVPYAVQMEPNLVVEYYAKN; from the coding sequence ATGACCAAACGCACCGCTGCCAAATACAAGATCGACCGCCGCATGGGCGAGAACATCTGGGGCCGTGCCAAATCCCCGGTGAACAAGCGTGAATACGGCCCCGGCCAGCATGGCCAGCGCCGCAAGAACAAGCTGTCCGACTTCGGCACCCAGTTGCGCGCCAAGCAGAAGCTCAAGGGCTATTACGGCGATCTGACCGAAAAGCAGTTCCGCCGCATCTATGCCGAGGCCGAGCGCCTGCGCGGCGACACCGGCGAGATGCTGATTGGCCTGCTGGAGCGTCGGCTGGATGCCGTCGTCTATCGTGCCAAGTTCGTGCCCACGATCTTTGCCGCGCGCCAGTTCGTCAACCACGGCCATGTCACCGTGAACGGCCAGCGCGTCAACATCGCGTCCTACCGCGTCAAGGAAGGCGATGTGATCGCCGTTCGCGACAAATCCCGCCAGCTGGCTATCGTGCTGGAAGCGGTCGGTCTTGCCGAACGGGACGTGCCCGATTACCTGGATGTGGACCACGGCAAGATGAGCGCCACTTTCGTGCGCACCCCCGCGCTGGGCGATGTGCCCTATGCGGTGCAGATGGAACCGAACCTGGTCGTCGAATACTACGCCAAGAACTGA
- a CDS encoding segregation and condensation protein A, whose amino-acid sequence MAMPAPPDEIQPLAGETLIVGVPGYDGPLDLLLALARTQKVDLMQVSVLALAEQYLAFVEQARSLRIELAADYLVMAAWLAFLKSRLLLPPDPQSGDAEGEDMAAHLAFRLERLDAMRAAAARLMGRPRLGLDRFPRGAPETVARSRTVRWQAGLIDLMQAYARLRTRDEFRPYAFDRRDICTLEQALERLAGSIGPAMGWTDLLAFLPPGWSETEPRRRSAAAATFAAALELTKQGRIDLRQDGSFAPIALRPR is encoded by the coding sequence ATGGCCATGCCGGCGCCGCCTGACGAAATCCAGCCCCTGGCGGGCGAGACATTGATCGTGGGCGTGCCCGGCTATGACGGGCCGCTCGACCTGCTGCTGGCGCTGGCCCGCACGCAGAAGGTTGACCTGATGCAGGTCAGCGTTCTCGCGCTGGCCGAGCAGTATCTGGCCTTTGTCGAACAGGCGCGCAGCCTGCGGATCGAACTGGCTGCGGATTATCTGGTGATGGCGGCCTGGCTGGCCTTTCTGAAATCGCGTCTGCTGCTGCCCCCCGATCCGCAGTCCGGCGATGCCGAGGGCGAGGACATGGCCGCGCATCTGGCCTTCCGTCTGGAACGGCTGGACGCCATGCGCGCGGCGGCGGCGCGGCTGATGGGGCGGCCGCGGCTGGGGCTGGACCGTTTCCCCCGCGGGGCGCCCGAAACCGTGGCGCGCAGCAGGACGGTCCGCTGGCAGGCCGGCCTGATCGACCTGATGCAGGCCTATGCCCGCCTGCGCACCCGCGACGAGTTTCGGCCCTATGCCTTTGACCGCCGCGACATCTGCACCCTGGAACAGGCGCTTGAACGTCTGGCCGGGTCGATCGGCCCGGCAATGGGCTGGACAGACCTGCTGGCCTTTCTGCCCCCTGGCTGGTCAGAGACCGAGCCGCGCCGCCGGTCGGCCGCCGCCGCCACCTTTGCCGCGGCGCTGGAACTGACCAAGCAGGGCCGGATCGACCTGCGGCAGGACGGCAGCTTTGCACCCATCGCCCTGCGCCCCCGATGA
- the scpB gene encoding SMC-Scp complex subunit ScpB: MTDAPAPFAPTPIEAQERMVEAMLFASARPLGVPELAARMPPGSDPAEALRRLALRYRDRGVELARIGDAYAFRTAPDLGFLMHDQVVETRRLSRAATETLAIIAYHQPVTRAEIEEIRGVAVSRGTLDQLIEMGWVRLGRRRQGPGRPVTFVVTEAFLDHFGLSSTRDLPGLAELRAAGLLDPAGPMAAQSGLAHGAAQADIAQDDAPGEDLFGD; encoded by the coding sequence ATGACCGATGCGCCCGCCCCCTTTGCGCCGACACCGATCGAGGCGCAGGAGCGCATGGTTGAGGCGATGCTGTTCGCCAGTGCCCGGCCGCTGGGCGTGCCCGAGCTGGCCGCCCGGATGCCGCCCGGCAGCGACCCGGCCGAGGCGCTGCGGCGGCTGGCCCTTCGCTATCGGGATCGGGGGGTGGAGCTGGCGCGCATCGGCGATGCCTATGCCTTCCGCACCGCGCCCGATCTCGGGTTCCTGATGCATGATCAGGTGGTCGAAACGCGCCGCCTGTCGCGTGCCGCCACGGAAACGCTGGCCATCATCGCCTATCACCAGCCCGTCACCCGCGCCGAGATCGAGGAGATCCGCGGCGTCGCGGTCAGCCGCGGCACGCTTGACCAGCTGATCGAGATGGGCTGGGTGCGGCTGGGACGCCGGCGGCAAGGCCCCGGCCGCCCCGTCACCTTCGTGGTGACCGAGGCGTTCCTGGATCATTTCGGCCTGTCCAGCACCCGTGACCTGCCCGGCCTGGCCGAGCTGCGCGCCGCCGGGCTTTTGGACCCTGCCGGCCCCATGGCGGCGCAGTCAGGGCTTGCCCATGGCGCGGCGCAGGCCGATATAGCGCAGGACGACGCGCCGGGCGAAGATCTTTTCGGCGACTGA
- a CDS encoding 2'-deoxycytidine 5'-triphosphate deaminase, with product MDGVLPDSALRRLIDQGAIGAPVPLLPGQIQPASIDLRLGQTAWRLRASFLAGRGRTIAERLPDFEMHRMDLSQGAVLEKGCVYLVPLVERLALPDGIEAVANAKSSTGRLDLLTRLVTDDGTEFDRLPDGYDGPLYAEICPRSFSVLVRPGMRLNQLRLRRGQARLDDAALRALHAADPLVDGAPLIDQGLGFSVDLRPAAGDLVGYRARPHTGVIDLDRIASYPAADFWDELRTREGRLILDPGAFYILVSRESVAIPPDHAAEMSPYLAMAGEFRVHYAGFFDPGFGHGPGGRGARGVLEVRCHEAPFALEHGQIVGRLVYERMIARPDQLYGDGIASNYQGQGLKLAKQFR from the coding sequence GTGGACGGCGTTCTTCCTGACAGCGCCCTGCGCCGTCTGATCGACCAGGGCGCGATCGGCGCGCCTGTCCCGCTTTTGCCCGGCCAGATCCAGCCGGCCAGCATCGACCTGCGGCTGGGGCAAACCGCCTGGCGGCTGCGTGCGTCCTTTCTGGCGGGGCGCGGCCGGACCATCGCCGAACGGCTGCCCGATTTCGAGATGCACCGGATGGACCTGTCGCAGGGGGCGGTGCTGGAAAAGGGCTGCGTCTATCTGGTCCCCCTGGTCGAGCGGCTGGCCCTGCCCGACGGGATCGAGGCGGTGGCGAACGCCAAGTCATCGACGGGCCGGCTCGATCTGCTGACGCGTCTTGTCACCGATGACGGGACGGAATTCGACCGCCTGCCCGATGGCTATGACGGCCCGCTTTATGCAGAAATCTGCCCGCGCAGCTTTTCCGTGCTGGTCCGGCCGGGGATGCGCCTGAACCAGCTGCGGCTGCGCAGGGGGCAGGCGCGGCTCGACGATGCGGCGCTGCGCGCGCTGCATGCGGCTGATCCGCTGGTGGACGGGGCGCCCCTGATCGACCAGGGCCTGGGATTTTCCGTGGATCTGCGCCCCGCCGCGGGCGATCTGGTCGGCTATCGCGCGCGGCCGCATACCGGGGTCATCGATCTTGACCGCATCGCATCCTATCCGGCCGCAGACTTCTGGGACGAATTGCGCACGCGCGAGGGCCGGCTGATCCTCGATCCGGGCGCGTTCTATATCCTCGTCAGCCGCGAATCGGTGGCGATCCCCCCCGATCATGCGGCGGAAATGTCGCCCTATCTGGCGATGGCGGGTGAATTCCGCGTCCATTACGCAGGGTTTTTCGATCCCGGCTTCGGCCATGGGCCCGGCGGGCGGGGGGCGCGCGGCGTGCTGGAGGTGCGCTGTCACGAGGCGCCCTTTGCCCTGGAACACGGCCAGATTGTCGGGCGGCTGGTCTATGAACGCATGATCGCCCGCCCCGATCAGCTTTACGGCGACGGGATCGCCTCGAACTATCAGGGACAGGGGCTGAAGCTGGCCAAGCAGTTCCGCTGA
- a CDS encoding MerR family transcriptional regulator, with protein sequence MTKSPHAFRSIGEVARLVGVATHVLRYWETQFAALRPVKRADGRRYYRPDDVLLVAGIREALHEEGLTIRGACRLIALDGGAGLRARGAARLARAGIALDDDSGQSASAPVPSDASPSQPSPAAGALPGALPAAIAAPPACCLLGRLCATADALRDRQAPLPPRIAPLVDALRTARGALADSLSGT encoded by the coding sequence ATGACCAAATCGCCCCATGCCTTTCGCAGCATCGGCGAGGTGGCGCGCCTGGTTGGGGTGGCCACCCATGTCCTTCGCTACTGGGAAACGCAGTTCGCGGCGTTGCGGCCCGTCAAGCGCGCGGATGGGCGGCGCTATTACCGGCCCGATGACGTGCTGCTGGTCGCCGGCATCCGCGAGGCGCTGCACGAGGAGGGGCTGACGATCCGCGGCGCCTGCCGCCTGATCGCCCTGGACGGGGGCGCGGGCCTGCGGGCAAGGGGTGCGGCCCGGCTGGCGCGGGCGGGCATCGCGCTCGACGATGATTCCGGGCAGAGCGCCTCTGCACCCGTGCCGTCCGATGCCTCGCCTTCGCAGCCCTCGCCCGCTGCCGGCGCGCTGCCCGGCGCCTTGCCGGCGGCGATCGCGGCCCCGCCCGCCTGCTGTCTGCTGGGCCGTCTTTGCGCCACGGCCGATGCGCTCCGCGATCGGCAGGCACCCCTGCCGCCCCGCATCGCTCCGCTGGTTGACGCGCTCAGGACGGCGCGCGGGGCGCTGGCCGATTCCCTGTCCGGCACCTGA
- the ihfA gene encoding integration host factor subunit alpha gives MSEKTLTRMDLAEAVFREVGLSRHESAQLVESVLSHVSDALVRGEQVKISSFGTFSVRDKNERLGRNPKTGEEVPITPRRVLSFRPSHLMKDRVAAGNR, from the coding sequence ATGAGCGAAAAGACCCTGACCCGCATGGACCTGGCCGAGGCGGTGTTCCGAGAGGTAGGGCTGTCGCGGCACGAAAGCGCGCAGCTGGTGGAAAGCGTCCTGAGCCATGTGTCGGACGCCCTGGTGCGCGGCGAACAGGTCAAGATCTCGTCCTTCGGCACGTTTTCCGTGCGCGACAAGAACGAGCGGCTGGGGCGCAACCCCAAGACCGGCGAGGAGGTGCCCATCACCCCGCGCCGGGTGCTGTCCTTCCGCCCGTCCCATCTGATGAAGGACCGGGTCGCGGCGGGCAATCGCTGA
- a CDS encoding GNAT family N-acetyltransferase — translation MSDEDDRLGTPVPAFAAPPAPDMTALAGRFVTLERLDPPRHAAELFEANRGHDGLWDFLGYGPFPDLAGYLQWQRQMAAQADPVFYALRAADTGRIGGLASFLRIDRANGVIEIGHIQIAPVMQRTPAASEAIMLMIRWAFKAGYRRVEWKCNALNAASMRAAERYGFRPEGIFRNHMIVKGRNRDTAWFAITDAEWPAIGRAHARWLAGGNLDPGGQQQRPLGEIMAEERRAPSPVTSRA, via the coding sequence ATGAGCGATGAGGATGATCGCCTCGGAACGCCTGTCCCTGCCTTTGCCGCGCCGCCCGCGCCCGACATGACCGCGCTGGCCGGGCGCTTTGTCACGCTCGAGCGGCTGGACCCGCCGCGCCATGCCGCGGAGCTGTTCGAGGCCAACCGCGGCCATGATGGGCTGTGGGATTTTCTCGGCTATGGCCCCTTTCCCGACCTTGCCGGCTACCTGCAATGGCAGCGGCAGATGGCGGCGCAGGCCGATCCGGTGTTTTACGCCCTGCGCGCGGCAGACACCGGCAGGATCGGCGGTCTTGCCTCGTTCCTCAGGATCGACCGGGCGAACGGCGTCATCGAGATCGGGCACATCCAGATCGCCCCCGTGATGCAACGCACCCCCGCCGCATCCGAAGCGATCATGCTGATGATCCGCTGGGCCTTCAAGGCGGGCTATCGCCGGGTCGAATGGAAATGCAACGCGCTGAACGCCGCCTCGATGCGGGCCGCCGAACGCTATGGCTTTCGTCCCGAGGGGATCTTTCGCAATCACATGATCGTCAAGGGACGCAACCGCGACACCGCATGGTTCGCCATCACCGATGCCGAATGGCCCGCGATCGGGCGCGCCCATGCGCGCTGGCTGGCCGGCGGCAACCTTGACCCCGGCGGGCAGCAGCAAAGACCCCTGGGCGAGATCATGGCAGAGGAGCGCAGGGCGCCCAGCCCTGTGACAAGCCGCGCCTGA
- a CDS encoding response regulator: MTPHQIAPPDEAAPPWGASLPGRPLGGLTVLVVEDSRFASEAVRLLCLRSGARLRRADSLRTAARHLQVYRPAVAIVDMGLPDGNGAGLIARLAGQAPRLPVILGMSGDPGAEAAARAAGADGFLGKPVESLAQFQQAILSALPQGMPPGGLRCLDPGTVRPDDSALRGDLSHIAAMLAGAPDGGAIDHVARFAAGLARAARDAPLEQAATALAQDHAAGLPPAAPLTRLGWLVRDRLAGAA, encoded by the coding sequence ATGACACCGCACCAGATTGCGCCGCCGGACGAGGCCGCCCCGCCATGGGGGGCGAGCCTGCCGGGCCGCCCCCTTGGCGGGCTGACCGTGCTGGTGGTCGAGGATTCGCGCTTTGCGTCCGAGGCGGTGCGCCTGCTGTGCCTGCGCTCAGGCGCGCGCCTTCGCCGCGCCGACAGCCTGCGCACGGCCGCGCGGCACCTGCAGGTCTATCGCCCGGCGGTGGCGATCGTGGACATGGGCCTGCCCGATGGCAACGGCGCCGGGCTGATCGCCCGCCTCGCCGGGCAGGCACCGCGCCTGCCGGTGATCCTCGGCATGTCGGGCGATCCGGGGGCCGAGGCGGCGGCCCGTGCCGCGGGGGCGGATGGCTTTCTGGGCAAGCCGGTCGAAAGCCTGGCGCAGTTCCAGCAGGCGATCCTGTCTGCCCTGCCGCAGGGGATGCCGCCGGGGGGGCTGCGGTGTCTCGATCCCGGCACCGTCCGGCCTGACGATTCGGCGCTGCGGGGCGATCTTTCCCACATTGCCGCGATGCTGGCCGGTGCACCGGATGGCGGGGCCATCGACCATGTCGCGCGCTTTGCCGCCGGCCTGGCCCGCGCGGCCCGCGACGCGCCGCTGGAACAGGCGGCAACGGCGCTGGCGCAGGATCATGCGGCGGGCCTTCCCCCGGCCGCCCCTTTGACCAGGCTCGGCTGGCTGGTGCGGGATCGGCTGGCAGGCGCCGCCTGA
- the mce gene encoding methylmalonyl-CoA epimerase: protein MIGRLNHVAIAVPDLDAAAAQYRNTLGAEVGAPQDEPDHGVTVVFITLPNTKIELLHPLGEGSPIQAFLDRNPAGGIHHMCFEVEDIHAARDALLASGARVLGGGEPRIGAHGKPVLFLHPKDFNGCLIELEQL from the coding sequence ATGATCGGACGCCTGAACCATGTCGCCATCGCCGTGCCCGATCTGGACGCGGCCGCAGCGCAGTACCGCAATACGCTGGGGGCCGAGGTGGGCGCGCCGCAGGACGAACCCGATCACGGCGTGACGGTTGTGTTCATCACCCTGCCCAACACCAAGATCGAGCTGCTGCACCCGCTGGGCGAGGGCAGCCCCATCCAGGCTTTCCTGGACAGGAATCCGGCCGGCGGTATCCACCACATGTGCTTCGAGGTCGAGGACATCCACGCCGCGCGCGATGCGCTGCTGGCCTCGGGCGCGCGGGTGCTGGGCGGGGGCGAGCCCAGGATCGGCGCCCATGGCAAGCCGGTGCTGTTCCTGCACCCCAAGGATTTCAACGGCTGCCTGATAGAGCTGGAGCAGCTCTGA
- a CDS encoding DUF1467 family protein: protein MSLTGALVMFATTFFLVLFLLLPWGHRSQEEAGEIVPGTPAGAPTDPRLGRKALLAAALAAVLVAVFWWALNQGWITRSALMEFNRR from the coding sequence ATGTCGCTGACCGGCGCGCTGGTGATGTTCGCCACCACCTTTTTCCTGGTGCTGTTCCTGCTGCTGCCCTGGGGGCATCGCAGCCAGGAGGAAGCGGGCGAGATCGTGCCGGGCACGCCCGCAGGCGCCCCGACCGATCCGCGGCTGGGGCGCAAGGCGCTGCTGGCGGCGGCGCTGGCGGCGGTGCTGGTGGCGGTGTTCTGGTGGGCGCTGAACCAGGGCTGGATCACCCGCAGCGCCCTGATGGAATTCAACCGCCGCTGA
- a CDS encoding EI24 domain-containing protein: protein MTAAIGALLMGWLDLLRPRVFGVLAKGVGLTIGLFVLLQIAAFRALQSWGPDAVTLPWLGRVEIGSALAWGSLALLPLMGLFLAAPVAAAFAGLFSDQVAASVEDAHGYPRGAGPDMVDGLLDSAVIMAAVVLVGIAVLVITPLAGPLAPVIFYGANGWLLGREFFQMAARRHLDAQHADALRRRRGFESTALGVGIALLLTIPLLNIVVPVLAAAAYTHLFHRLARRELSGG, encoded by the coding sequence GTGACCGCCGCGATCGGGGCATTGCTGATGGGCTGGCTTGACCTGCTGCGCCCGCGCGTCTTCGGCGTGCTGGCCAAGGGGGTCGGGCTGACCATCGGCCTGTTCGTCCTGCTGCAGATCGCGGCCTTCCGCGCGCTGCAAAGCTGGGGGCCGGATGCCGTCACCCTGCCCTGGCTGGGCCGGGTCGAGATCGGCAGCGCCCTTGCCTGGGGATCGCTGGCGCTGCTGCCGCTGATGGGCCTGTTCCTGGCCGCCCCGGTCGCCGCCGCCTTTGCGGGGCTGTTTTCCGATCAGGTCGCCGCCAGTGTCGAGGACGCGCATGGCTATCCGCGCGGCGCCGGCCCGGACATGGTGGACGGGCTGCTCGACAGCGCGGTGATCATGGCCGCGGTGGTGCTGGTCGGCATCGCGGTGCTGGTGATCACGCCCCTAGCCGGGCCGCTGGCCCCGGTGATCTTTTACGGGGCCAATGGCTGGCTGCTGGGACGCGAGTTCTTCCAGATGGCCGCGCGCCGCCATCTGGACGCGCAGCACGCCGATGCGCTGCGCCGCAGGCGCGGGTTCGAATCGACCGCGCTGGGGGTCGGGATCGCCCTTCTGCTGACCATTCCGTTGCTGAACATTGTCGTGCCGGTTCTGGCGGCGGCGGCCTATACGCATCTGTTCCACCGCCTCGCGCGGCGCGAACTCAGCGGCGGTTGA
- a CDS encoding nitroreductase family protein, with translation MQHVDAPTLSFLARRRSHPPRTLCEPAPSRQQLADLLALAARVPDHGKLEPWRFVVIERAALDRLAPALAAHVAAAGGDEAAVEKARSAFGSPLVVAVVSSPVAHPNVPEWEQLLSAGAVCLSLVNAALAAGHGAAWLTGPAADPAFARAHLGLAPHERVAGLIHIGSRGPAPVPERPRPDVPARTTFL, from the coding sequence ATGCAGCATGTCGATGCGCCCACGCTTTCGTTTCTCGCGCGCCGCCGGTCGCATCCGCCGCGCACGTTGTGCGAACCCGCGCCCAGCCGGCAGCAGCTTGCCGATCTGCTGGCCCTGGCCGCGCGGGTGCCCGACCATGGCAAGCTGGAACCCTGGCGCTTTGTCGTGATCGAACGCGCGGCGCTGGACCGCCTTGCACCCGCGCTGGCTGCCCATGTCGCGGCCGCTGGCGGAGACGAGGCCGCGGTGGAAAAGGCGCGCTCCGCCTTCGGCTCGCCCCTGGTGGTGGCGGTGGTGTCAAGCCCGGTGGCCCATCCGAACGTGCCCGAATGGGAACAGCTGCTGTCCGCCGGGGCCGTGTGCCTGTCGCTCGTCAATGCCGCGCTGGCCGCGGGCCATGGGGCGGCCTGGCTGACCGGCCCTGCGGCCGATCCTGCCTTTGCCCGCGCCCATCTGGGCCTTGCGCCGCATGAACGGGTGGCCGGGCTGATCCATATCGGCAGCCGCGGCCCCGCCCCGGTGCCCGAGCGCCCGCGCCCCGATGTGCCGGCAAGGACGACCTTCCTGTGA
- a CDS encoding M48 family metalloprotease — translation MLSGVVLVAGCAQPKLPPPGAEAPVVVPRASLPHQQTPASAQGQAAAFVSVIRAMEPAVERECIERRRAPINCDFQFVVDDRPGLEPNAFQTLDRTGRPIIGFTLSLIGATLNTDELAFVVGHEASHHILNHIDQKSGAAAAGAVILSGIAAVSGADAAAIRAAQRMGAQVGAQYYSKDWELQADYLGAIIALDAGYDPVRGARFFERLPDPGDRILGSHPSRAQRQARVAQAVADVNAGQAR, via the coding sequence ATGCTGTCAGGCGTCGTTCTGGTGGCCGGCTGCGCCCAGCCCAAGCTGCCCCCGCCCGGCGCCGAGGCCCCGGTGGTGGTGCCGCGGGCCTCGCTGCCTCACCAGCAGACGCCGGCGAGCGCCCAGGGGCAGGCGGCGGCCTTTGTCAGCGTCATCCGCGCGATGGAGCCGGCGGTGGAGCGCGAGTGCATCGAGCGCCGGCGCGCCCCGATCAATTGCGATTTCCAGTTCGTGGTGGACGACCGCCCGGGGCTGGAGCCGAACGCCTTCCAGACATTGGACAGGACCGGCCGGCCCATCATCGGCTTCACGCTGTCGCTGATCGGGGCCACGCTGAACACGGACGAGCTGGCCTTCGTGGTCGGGCACGAGGCCTCGCACCATATCCTCAACCACATCGACCAGAAATCGGGCGCGGCGGCGGCGGGCGCGGTGATCCTGTCGGGGATCGCGGCGGTGTCGGGGGCCGATGCGGCCGCGATCCGCGCCGCCCAGCGGATGGGGGCGCAGGTCGGGGCGCAGTACTATTCCAAGGACTGGGAATTGCAGGCCGACTATCTGGGGGCGATCATCGCGCTGGACGCGGGCTATGACCCGGTGCGCGGGGCCAGGTTCTTTGAACGCCTGCCCGATCCGGGCGACCGCATCCTTGGCTCGCACCCCTCGCGGGCGCAGCGGCAGGCACGGGTGGCGCAGGCGGTGGCCGACGTGAACGCCGGGCAGGCGCGCTGA
- a CDS encoding TRAP transporter small permease subunit: protein MGGLLGLSRGIDRVNTVIGRSVSWLILVAVLVSAGNAISRKVWSLSSNAWLELQWYLYGAAFLLAAAYTLLENEHIRIDILYGGRSRRTQHVIDLAGHLLFLMPFVTLMIWLMVPWLARSYHSGERSMNAGGLVLWPAKALLLAGFILLFLQGISEIIKKIAVMRGIIPDTQAQLSPHGEAAIDERLLAEVGFADPDHPATDEMMDHPLAHQRNHTDRSIRP from the coding sequence ATGGGCGGCCTTTTGGGCCTGTCGCGCGGCATTGACCGCGTCAATACCGTTATCGGCCGCAGCGTAAGCTGGCTGATCCTGGTCGCGGTGCTGGTCAGCGCCGGAAACGCCATCAGCCGCAAGGTCTGGTCACTGTCCTCGAACGCCTGGCTCGAGCTTCAGTGGTATCTTTACGGCGCGGCGTTCCTGCTGGCGGCGGCCTACACGCTGCTGGAAAACGAACATATCCGCATCGACATCCTGTATGGCGGGCGCAGCCGGCGCACCCAGCATGTGATCGATCTGGCAGGCCATCTTCTGTTCCTGATGCCCTTCGTCACGCTGATGATCTGGCTGATGGTGCCCTGGCTGGCGCGTTCCTACCACTCGGGCGAGCGGTCGATGAATGCCGGCGGGCTGGTGCTGTGGCCGGCCAAGGCGCTGCTGCTGGCCGGCTTCATCCTTTTGTTCCTGCAAGGCATTTCCGAGATCATCAAGAAGATCGCGGTGATGCGCGGCATCATTCCCGACACGCAGGCGCAGCTTTCGCCCCACGGAGAGGCTGCGATCGACGAGAGGCTGCTGGCCGAGGTGGGCTTTGCCGATCCCGACCATCCCGCGACCGACGAGATGATGGACCACCCCCTTGCGCATCAGCGCAATCACACCGACCGGAGCATCCGCCCATGA